The proteins below come from a single Miscanthus floridulus cultivar M001 chromosome 1, ASM1932011v1, whole genome shotgun sequence genomic window:
- the LOC136501050 gene encoding ABC transporter G family member 5-like, which produces MSRFVDKLPFFDRRSSPMEEAGDIPRNGLLHMHHHQPHHSGLLMQPQPSPPAKQSSFTLAQLLKRVNEARSDASSPTSSPTHSHYTIELGGSVPGSTGSDLSERMRGGGDRGSDGPLLPFVLKFTDLTYSIKQRKKGTCLPALPFYRGGGEPAEPEVPRMKTLLDNISGEAREGEIMAVLGASGSGKSTLIDALANRIVKESLHGSVTLNGESLDSNLLKVVSAYVMQDDLLYPMLTVEETLMFAAEFRLPRSLPTKEKRKRVQALIDQLGLRNAANTIIGDEGHRGVSGGERRRVSIGMDIIHDPIVLFLDEPTSGLDSTSAFMVVKVLQRIAQSGSVVVMSIHQPSYRILGLLDRLLFLSRGQTVYYGTPRALPSFFNDFGKPIPGNENPTEFALDLIRELETMPDGARDLVEHNKKWQTRMAPKAKHHDGLVEKPSLSLKEAISASISRGKLVSGASDGSVSVHSPGELAAPVSKFANPFWVEMGVLTRRAFLSTKRTPEIFIIRLAAVMVTGFILATIFWRLDDSPKGVEERLGFFAIAMSTMFYTCSDSLPVFLNERYIFLRETAYNAYRRSSYVLSHTIVGFPSLIVLSFAFALTTFFAVGLAGGADGFFFFVAIVLASFWAGSGFATFLSGVVTNVMLGFPVVVSTLAYFLLFSGFFINRDRIPRYWLWFHYLSLVKYPYEAVMQNEFSDPMRCFVRGVQMFDNTPLAALPAVLKVRVLRAMSQSLGVDIGTNTCITTGPDFLRQQAVTDLTKWDCLWITVAWGFLFRILFYISLLLGSRNKRR; this is translated from the coding sequence ATGTCGCGGTTCGTCGACAAGCTGCCGTTCTTTGACCGGAGGTCGTCGCCGATGGAGGAGGCCGGGGACATCCCGCGCAACGGCCTCCTGCACATGCACCACCACCAGCCGCACCACAGCGGCCTGCTCATGCAGCCGCAGCCGTCGCCGCCCGCGAAGCAGTCGTCGTTCACGCTCGCGCAGCTGCTGAAGCGCGTCAACGAGGCGCGCAGCGACGCCTCGTCGCCCACGTCCTCGCCCACGCACTCGCACTACACCATCGAGCTGGGCGGCTCCGTGCCGGGCTCCACAGGCAGCGACCTGAGCGAGCGcatgcgcggcggcggcgaccgcggCAGCGACGGGCCGCTCCTGCCGTTCGTGCTCAAGTTCACGGACCTCACGTACAGCATCAAGCAGCGGAAGAAGGGAACGTGCCTGCCGGCGCTGCCGTTCTACCGCGGGGGTGGGGAGCCGGCCGAGCCCGAGGTGCCCCGGATGAAGACGCTGCTGGATAACATATCCGGCGAGGCACGGGAGGGCGAGATCATGGCGGTGCTCGGCGCCAGCGGCTCCGGCAAGAGCACGCTCATCGACGCGCTCGCCAACCGCATCGTCAAGGAGAGTCTCCACGGCTCCGTCACGCTCAACGGCGAGTCGCTCGACAGCAACCTGCTCAAGGTCGTCTCCGCGTACGTCATGCAGGACGACCTCCTGTACCCGATGCTCACCGTGGAGGAGACGCTCATGTTCGCCGCCGAGTTCCGCTTGCCCCGCTCTCTGCCAACCAAGGAGAAGAGGAAGCGCGTGCAGGCGCTCATCGACCAGCTCGGCCTGCGCAACGCGGCCAACACCATCATCGGCGACGAGGGCCACCGCGGCGTGTCCGGCGGGGAGCGCCGCCGCGTGTCCATCGGCATGGACATCATCCACGATCCCATCGTCCTGTTCCTTGACGAGCCCACCTCCGGGCTCGACTCCACCAGCGCGTTCATGGTGGTCAAGGTGCTGCAGCGCATCGCGCAGAGCGGCAGCGTGGTGGTCATGTCCATCCACCAGCCGAGCTACCGCATCCTCGGCCTCCTCGACCGCCTCCTGTTCCTCTCCCGCGGCCAGACGGTGTACTACGGCACGCCACGCGCGCTGCCGTCCTTCTTCAACGACTTCGGCAAGCCCATCCCTGGCAACGAGAACCCGACGGAGTTCGCGCTTGACCTCATCAGGGAGCTGGAGACCATGCCGGACGGGGCCAGGGACCTCGTGGAGCACAACAAGAAATGGCAGACGCGCATGGCTCCCAAGGCGAAGCACCACGATGGGCTCGTCGAGAAGCCGTCGCTGTCCCTGAAGGAGGCCATCAGCGCCAGCATCTCTCGCGGGAAGCTCGTGTCCGGCGCGAGCGACGGATCCGTGTCGGTGCATTCGCCCGGGGAGTTGGCGGCCCCGGTGTCGAAGTTCGCGAACCCGTTCTGGGTGGAGATGGGCGTGCTCACCCGTCGCGCGTTCCTCAGCACGAAGCGCACGCCGGAGATCTTCATCATCCGCCTAGCGGCCGTGATGGTGACGGGGTTCATCCTGGCGACCATCTTCTGGCGCCTGGACGACTCCCCCAAGGGAGTCGAGGAGCGCCTGGGCTTCTTCGCCATCGCCATGTCCACCATGTTCTACACCTGCTCCGACTCGCTCCCCGTGTTCCTCAACGAGCGCTACATCTTCCTCCGGGAGACGGCCTACAACGCGTACCGGCGGTCCTCGTACGTGCTCTCCCACACCATCGTCGGCTTCCCGTCGCTGATCGTGCTCTCCTTCGCGTTCGCGCTCACCACGTTCTTCGCCGTGGGCCTGGCCGGCGGCGCCGacggcttcttcttcttcgtgGCCATCGTGCTGGCCTCCTTCTGGGCCGGCTCCGGGTTCGCGACGTTCCTCTCCGGCGTGGTGACGAACGTGATGCTGGGTTTCCCCGTGGTGGTGTCGACGCTGGCCTACTTCCTCCTCTTCAGCGGCTTCTTCATCAACCGGGACCGCATCCCGCGGTACTGGCTGTGGTTCCACTACCTGTCGCTGGTCAAGTATCCGTACGAGGCGGTGATGCAGAACGAGTTCAGCGACCCGATGCGGTGCTTCGTGCGGGGCGTGCAGATGTTCGACAACACGCCGCTGGCGGCGCTGCCGGCGGTGCTCAAGGTGCGGGTGCTGCGCGCCATGAGCCAGTCGCTGGGCGTGGACATCGGCACGAACACGTGCATCACGACGGGGCCAGACTTCCTACGGCAGCAGGCCGTGACGGACCTCACCAAGTGGGACTGCCTCTGGATCACCGTCGCCTGGGGGTTCCTCTTCCGCATCCTCTTCTACATCTCGCTGCTGCTCGGGAGCAGGAACAAGAGACGGTGA